A single window of Methylacidimicrobium sp. AP8 DNA harbors:
- a CDS encoding PPK2 family polyphosphate kinase — MRAADFAVSPKEAHPLRGRNPGETAGFRSKEEAREKLESDVRKLAQRQEVFFAARSFALLIILQGMDSSGKDSLIRHVLTGLNPQGVEVSSFRRPTEEEAAHDYLWRCARRLPERGKIGIFNRSYYEEVLVVRVHPGLLASEGLRRRAASPSFWSERYEDILAFERHLLRNETIIVKFFLHLSRREQAKRLLDRIDRPEKRWKFSLADIQERERWSDYQSAYEEMLAATSTREAPWYVLPADHKWFTQLAAAGILLERLVELPLRYPEPRPESEAELRRAKEILQRERDR; from the coding sequence ATGCGTGCCGCCGATTTTGCCGTCAGTCCGAAGGAAGCGCATCCGCTGCGCGGGCGGAACCCCGGGGAGACGGCCGGCTTCCGATCGAAGGAGGAAGCCAGGGAAAAGCTGGAATCGGATGTCAGGAAGCTGGCGCAGCGGCAAGAGGTCTTTTTCGCCGCGCGGTCGTTCGCGCTGCTGATCATCCTTCAGGGAATGGACTCCTCGGGCAAGGACAGCCTCATCCGGCACGTGCTCACCGGGCTCAACCCGCAGGGGGTCGAGGTGTCGAGCTTCCGTCGGCCGACGGAGGAGGAGGCCGCTCACGACTACCTTTGGCGCTGCGCGAGGCGCCTCCCGGAACGGGGAAAGATCGGGATCTTCAACCGATCCTACTACGAAGAAGTGCTGGTCGTCCGGGTGCATCCGGGCCTCTTGGCCTCGGAGGGCTTGCGAAGGCGCGCGGCGAGCCCATCCTTCTGGTCGGAGCGATACGAGGATATTTTGGCCTTTGAGCGGCATCTCCTCCGGAACGAAACGATCATCGTCAAATTTTTTCTCCACCTCTCCCGGAGGGAGCAGGCCAAGCGCCTTCTCGATCGAATCGATCGACCGGAAAAGAGGTGGAAGTTTTCCCTGGCGGATATCCAAGAGCGCGAGCGGTGGTCGGACTACCAATCGGCTTATGAAGAGATGCTGGCGGCGACCAGCACCCGGGAGGCACCGTGGTATGTGCTGCCCGCCGATCATAAATGGTTTACCCAGCTGGCGGCGGCAGGCATCCTGCTCGAGCGGCTGGTGGAGCTGCCGCTCCGGTATCCGGAGCCGCGACCGGAGAGTGAGGCGGAGCTGCGCCGGGCGAAGGAGATCTTACAACGTGAACGGGACCGGTGA
- the fumC gene encoding class II fumarate hydratase, producing the protein MNGTGEKAAEETPTRQETDSLGSIPVPAHRYYGAQTARSLIHFAIGTERMPIEVIRALALLKKAAALVNRDLGILSEEKAKWIVAAAEEVVAGKFDEEFPLRVWQTGSGTQSNMNCNEVIAGRANELAVGRRGGKFPIHPNDDVNRSHSSNDAFPSAMHLAVGLALRDGLLPELERMLDCLRRRSREFSGIIKIGRTHLMDAVPLTLGQEFGGYAGQLELVLADLRGRMPALYGLAIGGTAVGTGLNAPAGFAQGVCAKLAEWTGLPLYSAPNKFAALASHEPLLGVSASLRNVAAALFKVANDIRWMASGPRCGLAELRLPENEPGSSIMPGKVNPTQSEAMTMVCIQVMAADAAVGWAGSQGNFELNVFKPMIVFNILNAIRLLRDSCRSFRVFCLEGLQPNLEVLRSEVERSLMLVTALAPRLGYDRAAKIAQEANRRQKTIREICVEDGHLSAEEFDALVRPERMVGNGGGA; encoded by the coding sequence GTGAACGGGACCGGTGAGAAGGCCGCGGAGGAAACCCCGACGCGCCAGGAGACAGACAGCTTGGGCTCGATCCCGGTCCCGGCCCATCGATACTACGGGGCCCAGACCGCGAGATCGCTGATTCATTTTGCGATCGGCACCGAGCGGATGCCGATCGAGGTGATTCGCGCGCTGGCGCTGCTGAAGAAAGCAGCGGCGCTGGTCAATCGAGACTTGGGAATCCTTTCCGAGGAGAAGGCCAAGTGGATCGTGGCGGCCGCCGAGGAGGTCGTGGCGGGAAAATTCGACGAGGAGTTCCCGTTGCGGGTCTGGCAGACGGGGAGCGGAACGCAATCCAATATGAATTGTAACGAGGTGATCGCCGGCCGTGCCAACGAGTTAGCGGTGGGGAGGAGGGGAGGAAAGTTTCCGATCCATCCCAACGACGATGTTAATCGCTCGCACTCCTCGAACGACGCGTTCCCTTCAGCTATGCATCTGGCTGTCGGGCTCGCCCTCCGCGACGGTCTCCTTCCGGAATTGGAAAGGATGCTCGATTGCCTGCGGCGACGGAGCCGGGAGTTCTCGGGAATCATCAAGATCGGCCGGACCCACTTGATGGATGCCGTGCCGCTCACCCTCGGGCAGGAGTTCGGCGGGTACGCAGGCCAGCTCGAGCTGGTCTTGGCCGACCTCCGCGGTCGGATGCCCGCTCTCTACGGCCTGGCGATCGGGGGCACGGCCGTGGGGACCGGGCTCAATGCGCCGGCCGGGTTCGCCCAGGGAGTCTGCGCCAAGCTGGCCGAGTGGACAGGGCTGCCCCTCTACTCCGCTCCCAACAAGTTCGCCGCGCTCGCTTCCCATGAGCCCCTTTTGGGCGTCAGCGCATCCTTGCGCAACGTGGCGGCTGCGCTGTTCAAGGTGGCTAACGACATCCGCTGGATGGCCTCGGGTCCGCGATGCGGCCTGGCCGAGCTGCGCTTGCCCGAAAACGAGCCTGGGTCCTCGATTATGCCGGGAAAGGTCAATCCGACGCAATCGGAGGCGATGACGATGGTCTGCATCCAGGTCATGGCCGCGGACGCGGCGGTCGGCTGGGCCGGCTCTCAGGGGAATTTCGAGCTCAATGTGTTCAAGCCGATGATCGTGTTCAACATCCTGAACGCCATCCGGCTTTTGCGCGACAGCTGCCGATCCTTCCGTGTTTTCTGCCTGGAAGGACTCCAACCGAACCTCGAGGTGCTCCGCAGCGAAGTGGAGCGGTCGCTCATGCTGGTGACGGCGCTGGCGCCCCGGCTGGGTTACGATCGGGCGGCGAAGATCGCCCAGGAGGCCAATCGCCGGCAGAAGACCATTCGGGAGATCTGCGTAGAGGACGGCCATCTGTCCGCGGAGGAGTTCGACGCGCTGGTCCGGCCTGAAAGGATGGTCGGCAACGGAGGCGGGGCGTGA
- a CDS encoding adenylyltransferase/cytidyltransferase family protein: MRADRARVVPMGEVPRIRRELEGKRFVATNGCFDLLHVGHLRCLAFARSLGDLLWVGVNDDESVRAQKGENRPIHPDVERAELLAGLRVVDLVTIFSGRRATAFLRAVRPAVYVKGGDYRPETLDPEERQALESMGVEIQFFPLVTGRSTTAAWEAWRKG; the protein is encoded by the coding sequence GTGAGGGCGGACCGGGCCCGAGTGGTTCCGATGGGGGAAGTTCCCCGCATTCGGAGAGAGCTGGAGGGCAAAAGGTTCGTCGCCACCAACGGCTGCTTCGACCTGCTGCACGTCGGCCATCTCCGCTGCTTGGCCTTCGCCCGGTCGTTGGGGGATCTGCTCTGGGTGGGAGTCAACGACGACGAGTCGGTGCGGGCGCAAAAAGGAGAGAACCGGCCGATCCACCCCGATGTGGAAAGGGCGGAGCTTCTGGCCGGCCTGCGCGTAGTCGATCTGGTGACCATCTTCTCGGGAAGGCGGGCGACCGCGTTTCTTCGGGCGGTCCGGCCGGCGGTTTATGTGAAAGGAGGGGATTATCGGCCGGAGACGCTCGATCCGGAGGAGCGCCAAGCCTTGGAAAGCATGGGAGTCGAGATACAATTCTTCCCGCTGGTTACGGGTAGATCGACCACCGCGGCCTGGGAAGCATGGCGGAAAGGATGA
- the purN gene encoding phosphoribosylglycinamide formyltransferase has translation MSEEPKATLGILGSGRGSNFAAIRDAIASGRLSASIAVVISDREDARILELARQANIPTVVLRRGKFRTRLEPDIEEELAECLRRFRVDLVILAGFLRVLKGPLLAAYAGRILNIHPSLLPAFKGKDAWKQALAAGVAEAGCTVHWVEAEVDSGPILGQARVPVLPGDTPESLHARIQEAEHRLYPEVIQQVIDRKLWQQIHS, from the coding sequence ATGAGCGAGGAGCCCAAAGCCACGCTGGGAATTCTCGGATCGGGACGAGGGAGCAACTTCGCCGCCATCCGGGATGCGATCGCCTCGGGGAGGCTTTCCGCCTCGATTGCCGTCGTCATCAGCGACCGGGAGGACGCGCGGATCCTGGAATTGGCCCGCCAAGCGAATATTCCGACGGTGGTCTTGCGCCGAGGGAAGTTCCGGACTCGGCTCGAGCCCGACATCGAGGAAGAGCTTGCCGAATGCCTCCGGCGCTTTCGGGTCGACTTGGTGATCCTGGCGGGATTCCTGCGGGTTCTCAAGGGTCCGCTCCTGGCCGCGTACGCGGGAAGAATCCTCAACATTCATCCTTCCCTCCTCCCGGCCTTCAAAGGGAAGGACGCCTGGAAGCAGGCTTTGGCGGCGGGTGTCGCCGAAGCGGGTTGCACGGTCCACTGGGTGGAGGCCGAGGTCGACAGCGGACCGATTCTCGGACAGGCGCGGGTCCCTGTTCTGCCCGGAGATACGCCGGAAAGCCTGCACGCGAGAATTCAGGAGGCCGAGCACCGCCTCTACCCGGAGGTGATCCAGCAAGTGATCGATCGGAAGCTATGGCAGCAGATCCATTCGTAG
- the xseA gene encoding exodeoxyribonuclease VII large subunit, translating to MAADPFVEEQELDLWRKPEPETAAAGRSAERPLSVSELNRRVRSLLEAGFSQVWVEGEISNLRSPSSGHVYFTLKDEQAVVQVVLFRADAARLSIRLREGAAVVVRGRLTVFEARGQYQIIAADVQALGEGALLERLEALKRRLAAEGLFDASRKRRLPEFPERVGLVTSLKGAVIQDFLRILQRRAPGIEICVRDVPVQGASAAKAIAGAIRAFGGPPPVDVLVVARGGGSLEDLWPFNEEVVARALAECPVPTVSAVGHETDFTIADLAADLRAPTPSAAAELIARDWNDWRAEVAQLRRRAERAMSRVLELARERLARLAGSPFFHEPSRLILRWEQLVDEEEEALGRALRRAVEIKRERWESFMRHWRALRFDEQIRRRSEQVAQWAARLAALSPEATLQRGYAIAFDRQGRILRRAHPEMVGSEVRVRVASGGFGAQVLRLCPEEPWTQNAANRVRGQEAPENNSDTECGGA from the coding sequence ATGGCAGCAGATCCATTCGTAGAAGAGCAGGAGCTCGACCTTTGGAGGAAGCCCGAACCCGAAACGGCGGCCGCCGGCCGGAGCGCGGAAAGACCCCTTTCGGTCAGCGAATTGAACCGGCGGGTGCGCTCCCTTCTGGAGGCGGGCTTTTCGCAAGTGTGGGTCGAAGGGGAGATATCGAACCTCCGGAGCCCGAGCTCGGGGCATGTCTATTTCACCCTCAAGGACGAGCAGGCGGTCGTCCAGGTGGTCCTCTTCCGCGCCGATGCGGCTCGGCTGTCGATCCGGTTGCGGGAGGGGGCGGCCGTTGTGGTCCGCGGGCGGCTGACCGTGTTCGAGGCCCGCGGTCAGTACCAGATCATCGCAGCGGATGTGCAGGCACTGGGGGAGGGGGCGCTGCTCGAAAGGCTAGAGGCGCTGAAAAGAAGGCTGGCCGCCGAAGGGCTCTTTGACGCCTCCCGCAAGCGGCGGCTGCCGGAATTCCCGGAAAGAGTCGGTCTGGTCACTTCCCTCAAGGGTGCTGTCATCCAGGACTTTCTCCGTATTTTGCAACGCAGGGCGCCAGGAATCGAGATTTGCGTGAGGGATGTTCCGGTGCAAGGGGCTTCGGCGGCGAAGGCGATCGCCGGGGCGATCCGCGCCTTCGGCGGGCCGCCTCCGGTCGATGTTTTGGTTGTCGCCCGCGGGGGCGGCAGCCTGGAAGATCTTTGGCCCTTCAACGAAGAGGTCGTCGCACGGGCGTTGGCCGAATGCCCCGTGCCGACCGTGTCGGCGGTAGGCCACGAAACCGACTTTACGATCGCGGATCTGGCCGCCGATCTGCGAGCGCCCACCCCCTCCGCCGCTGCGGAGCTGATCGCCCGCGATTGGAACGACTGGCGCGCGGAGGTCGCCCAACTGCGGAGAAGGGCGGAGCGGGCCATGTCGCGGGTGCTCGAGCTGGCGCGGGAAAGGCTGGCGCGGCTGGCCGGCAGCCCGTTTTTCCATGAGCCCTCCCGCCTCATCCTCCGCTGGGAGCAGCTGGTCGATGAGGAGGAGGAGGCGCTCGGCCGCGCGCTCCGGCGAGCCGTGGAGATCAAGAGGGAGAGGTGGGAATCCTTCATGCGTCATTGGAGGGCGTTGCGATTCGACGAGCAGATCCGCCGCCGCTCGGAGCAGGTAGCCCAGTGGGCGGCGCGGCTGGCCGCCTTGAGTCCGGAGGCCACCTTGCAGCGCGGGTATGCCATCGCTTTCGATCGGCAAGGCCGTATCCTTCGCAGAGCCCATCCGGAGATGGTCGGCAGCGAGGTGCGGGTGCGGGTCGCCTCCGGAGGTTTCGGCGCGCAGGTCCTCCGCCTTTGTCCGGAGGAGCCGTGGACTCAGAACGCGGCGAATCGCGTGCGGGGCCAGGAGGCACCTGAGAATAATTCCGATACGGAGTGTGGCGGGGCTTGA